In the Methylophilus sp. 5 genome, one interval contains:
- the hemA gene encoding glutamyl-tRNA reductase: MQLYTIGVNHTTAPIAIRENVAFNNDTLPHALADLARHNVTEVAILSTCNRTEIYVQSIRPEIVIDWLASYHRLEADKLLPYTYTLSSHEAVKHAFRVASGLDSMVLGEAQILGQFKQSVKIAQDSGTLGTMLHKLFQRTFEVAKEVRTNTDIGGSSISMAAAAVKLAQRIFGDLSAQSVLFIGAGEMIELCADHFAAQKPKKITVANRTLERGEQLAEKIRGQGLNVQAILLNDLPERFQEFDIVITSTASQLPIVGLGMVERAIKARKHRPMFMVDLAVPRDIEPEVSALDDVFLYSVDDLAQVVTEGLGNRQEAAVNAELIVNSRVEHFMQWLKQREAVPTIKALRDQVDTVRKAELEKALKLLQKGESPEKALEALSNALTNKFLHGPSHALNNSQGDAHAHMEHLVKQLFQIKE; the protein is encoded by the coding sequence ATGCAGCTGTATACCATTGGTGTTAACCACACCACCGCCCCAATTGCCATTCGCGAGAACGTTGCATTTAATAACGACACCTTGCCGCATGCGCTAGCGGATCTGGCACGCCACAACGTGACAGAAGTGGCCATTTTGTCTACCTGCAACCGCACTGAAATCTATGTGCAGTCTATCCGCCCCGAAATTGTCATTGACTGGCTAGCCAGCTACCACCGCCTGGAAGCCGACAAACTGCTGCCCTACACCTACACGCTCAGCAGCCATGAAGCAGTCAAGCATGCGTTTCGCGTGGCCAGCGGGCTGGACAGCATGGTGTTAGGCGAGGCGCAGATTCTGGGGCAATTCAAGCAATCGGTTAAAATTGCGCAAGATTCTGGCACGCTGGGCACCATGCTGCATAAGCTGTTTCAACGCACGTTTGAAGTCGCCAAAGAAGTGCGCACCAATACCGACATTGGCGGCAGCTCGATTTCGATGGCAGCCGCAGCAGTTAAACTGGCGCAGCGTATTTTTGGTGACTTAAGCGCACAAAGCGTGCTGTTTATTGGTGCTGGCGAAATGATAGAGCTATGTGCCGACCACTTTGCCGCACAAAAACCCAAAAAGATCACCGTCGCCAACCGCACTCTAGAGCGTGGCGAACAGCTGGCGGAAAAAATCCGTGGCCAGGGTTTAAACGTACAAGCCATTTTGCTCAATGACTTGCCCGAGCGCTTTCAAGAGTTTGATATTGTCATCACCAGCACTGCCAGCCAATTGCCGATTGTGGGTCTGGGCATGGTAGAGCGCGCGATTAAAGCACGTAAACATCGCCCGATGTTTATGGTCGACCTCGCCGTACCGCGTGACATTGAGCCCGAGGTGTCGGCGCTGGACGATGTATTTTTATACTCGGTAGACGATCTGGCACAAGTAGTGACAGAAGGCCTGGGCAACCGCCAGGAAGCCGCCGTCAATGCCGAGCTGATCGTTAACTCGCGTGTTGAGCACTTTATGCAGTGGCTCAAACAGCGCGAAGCCGTGCCCACCATTAAAGCGCTGCGCGACCAGGTAGATACTGTGCGCAAAGCCGAGCTGGAAAAAGCACTTAAACTGCTGCAAAAAGGCGAATCACCCGAAAAAGCGCTCGAAGCCCTGAGTAATGCACTCACCAACAAATTTTTGCACGGCCCCAGCCATGCGCTCAACAACAGCCAGGGAGATGCGCATGCCCACATGGAGCATCTGGTCAAACAACTTTTTCAAATCAAAGAATGA
- the trpE gene encoding anthranilate synthase component I produces MLSTLSKTEFDALAAQGYNRIPLVMETFADLDTPLSLYLKLANQPYSYLLESVQGGERFGRYSIIGLPATTRIVVRDASLQVIQGEAVIESHTDQNPLDFIKAYQARFKTPPYEGLPRFTGGLAGYFGYETIQYIEKRLGKNKKPDAIGTPDILLMVSEEIAVVDNLSAKLYFIVYADPAQPNAYETACARMHVLLAKLRTQVEIPAALPTRKTQALSEFGEDNFKAAVKKSQQYILEGDIMQVVLSQRMSQDFEASPLSLYRALRGLNPSPYMFYYDMGDHHVVGASPEILVRLEDTTVTSRPIAGTRPRGKNRDHDLALEAELLADPKERAEHVQLMDLGRNDVGRVALTGTVKVTDNMTIERYSHVMHIVSNVEGQLKPGLDAIDVLKATFTAGTVSGAPKVRAMEIIEELEPSKRGIYAGAVGYLGFNGDMDVAIAIRTAVIKDKKLYVQAGAGIVADSVPQSEWEETQNKAKAVIRAAELVQAGLDSEAQLNAVKGA; encoded by the coding sequence ATGTTAAGCACTTTGAGCAAGACCGAATTTGACGCGCTGGCGGCGCAAGGTTACAACCGTATTCCGCTGGTGATGGAAACCTTTGCCGATTTAGATACACCGCTGTCGTTGTATTTAAAACTGGCTAATCAACCCTACTCTTACCTGCTAGAAAGCGTGCAAGGCGGCGAACGCTTTGGGCGCTATTCTATTATTGGCTTGCCAGCCACCACGCGTATTGTGGTGCGTGACGCGTCGTTGCAGGTAATTCAAGGCGAGGCAGTGATCGAGTCTCACACCGATCAAAATCCACTCGACTTCATAAAGGCCTACCAGGCCCGTTTCAAGACACCACCATACGAAGGTTTGCCGCGTTTTACCGGCGGCCTGGCGGGCTATTTTGGTTACGAGACCATTCAATATATTGAAAAGCGCCTCGGCAAAAACAAAAAGCCGGACGCGATTGGCACGCCAGACATCCTGCTGATGGTGTCAGAAGAAATTGCGGTGGTCGATAATTTGTCTGCCAAATTATATTTTATCGTCTATGCAGACCCGGCGCAGCCAAACGCCTATGAAACGGCCTGTGCACGCATGCATGTCTTGTTGGCAAAACTGCGCACACAAGTGGAGATTCCGGCTGCGTTGCCCACCCGAAAAACACAGGCTTTGTCAGAATTTGGCGAAGACAATTTCAAAGCGGCAGTTAAAAAGTCGCAGCAATATATTTTAGAAGGCGACATCATGCAGGTGGTATTAAGCCAGCGCATGTCGCAAGACTTTGAAGCGTCGCCACTCAGTCTCTATCGCGCTTTACGCGGCCTCAATCCATCGCCTTATATGTTCTATTACGACATGGGCGACCATCATGTGGTTGGCGCTTCGCCAGAAATTCTGGTGCGCTTGGAAGACACTACCGTGACGTCGCGCCCGATTGCGGGCACCCGTCCACGCGGCAAAAACCGCGATCATGATTTAGCACTCGAAGCCGAATTGCTGGCCGACCCGAAAGAGCGTGCCGAGCACGTGCAGTTGATGGATCTGGGCCGCAACGATGTGGGCCGTGTTGCCCTCACCGGCACGGTGAAAGTGACTGATAATATGACCATAGAGCGTTACTCGCACGTGATGCATATCGTGAGTAATGTAGAAGGCCAGCTCAAACCGGGCCTGGATGCAATTGATGTGCTTAAAGCCACGTTTACCGCAGGCACCGTGTCTGGTGCGCCCAAAGTGCGGGCCATGGAGATTATCGAAGAGCTGGAGCCCTCTAAGCGCGGTATTTACGCTGGTGCGGTGGGCTATTTAGGTTTTAACGGTGACATGGACGTGGCGATTGCGATTCGCACCGCCGTGATTAAAGACAAAAAATTGTATGTGCAGGCCGGGGCAGGCATCGTGGCCGACTCTGTGCCGCAAAGTGAGTGGGAAGAAACCCAAAACAAAGCCAAAGCGGTGATTCGCGCGGCTGAGTTAGTGCAAGCTGGCCTGGACAGTGAAGCCCAATTAAACGCAGTCAAAGGAGCCTGA
- the trpD gene encoding anthranilate phosphoribosyltransferase encodes MSLTPKIALQRLIDHTDFSHEEMLQIMQQIMSGEFTTIQIAGFLSALRVKGETVTEIAAAAQVMRELSSKVVVEDARHLIDTCGTGGAPNKAFNVSTASAFVAAGAGARIAKHGGRAASSKSGSADVLEALGVNISLTSEQVARCVNEAGIGFMFAPNHHAAMKYAAPVRRELGVRTMFNLLGPMTNPAGAKRQVMGVFHRDLVPLLAQTLQTLGSEHVMVVHSADEMDEISFSADTYVAELKGGEVKQYTLNPAQFGMPLHDINSIRVESAQHSSEIILGVFAGEKGPARDIVLLNAGAAIYVSGLAADLTAGIAQAAQAIDTGAALNKLQQLKALSQSV; translated from the coding sequence ATGTCACTCACGCCTAAAATTGCACTACAAAGGCTGATTGATCACACCGACTTCAGTCACGAAGAAATGCTGCAAATCATGCAGCAGATCATGAGTGGCGAGTTTACGACCATACAGATTGCAGGCTTTTTATCTGCGCTGCGGGTGAAAGGTGAAACCGTCACCGAAATTGCTGCGGCCGCGCAGGTGATGCGTGAGTTGTCGAGCAAAGTGGTGGTTGAAGATGCACGACATTTAATTGACACCTGTGGCACGGGTGGCGCGCCCAACAAGGCTTTTAACGTGTCTACGGCATCGGCGTTTGTTGCGGCGGGTGCCGGTGCGCGTATTGCCAAACATGGCGGTCGTGCGGCCTCCTCTAAAAGTGGCTCAGCCGATGTGTTGGAAGCGTTAGGTGTGAACATTAGCTTAACGTCAGAGCAGGTGGCGCGTTGCGTCAATGAAGCGGGCATTGGTTTTATGTTTGCGCCTAATCATCATGCTGCCATGAAATATGCCGCGCCGGTGCGCCGCGAGTTGGGTGTGCGCACCATGTTTAACTTGCTGGGCCCGATGACCAATCCGGCGGGTGCCAAACGCCAGGTGATGGGTGTGTTTCACCGCGATCTGGTGCCACTGCTGGCACAGACGCTGCAAACCTTGGGTAGCGAACATGTGATGGTGGTACACAGCGCCGATGAGATGGATGAAATCTCATTTTCGGCCGACACCTATGTTGCCGAATTAAAAGGCGGCGAGGTGAAGCAATACACTTTGAACCCGGCACAGTTTGGCATGCCCTTGCATGATATCAACAGCATCCGTGTTGAAAGTGCGCAGCATTCGAGTGAGATTATTCTGGGTGTGTTTGCGGGTGAAAAAGGCCCGGCGCGCGATATCGTCTTGTTAAATGCTGGTGCTGCTATTTATGTGTCCGGCCTGGCCGCTGACTTGACTGCTGGCATTGCACAAGCGGCACAGGCGATTGATACTGGCGCTGCACTCAATAAGTTGCAGCAACTTAAAGCACTGAGCCAATCGGTATGA
- a CDS encoding DUF3465 domain-containing protein: MKHVALWLVACCLSACFQSPQQEPASNAPQSAIEVKSQTQTLNLQPLSNGLSNEAIAVQQAFAQKQSHVWLEGRGVVKKLLPDDNKGARHQRFLVSVSAEQTLLFAHNIDLAPRVENLNVGDEVTFKGEYIYNPKGGIMHWTHHDPQGRQSGWITHQHHTYQ, from the coding sequence ATGAAGCACGTAGCGTTGTGGCTGGTGGCCTGTTGTCTAAGCGCCTGCTTTCAGTCGCCGCAACAAGAGCCAGCCAGCAATGCGCCGCAATCTGCCATTGAGGTTAAATCACAGACACAAACGCTCAATCTGCAGCCGCTGTCTAATGGGCTCAGCAATGAAGCCATCGCCGTGCAACAGGCGTTTGCCCAAAAGCAAAGTCATGTCTGGCTGGAGGGGCGTGGCGTTGTAAAAAAACTGCTGCCCGATGATAACAAGGGCGCGCGACACCAGCGCTTTTTGGTCAGTGTTTCTGCTGAACAAACCTTGTTGTTTGCACACAATATTGATCTGGCACCGCGGGTAGAAAACCTGAACGTAGGTGATGAGGTGACATTTAAAGGGGAATATATTTACAACCCCAAAGGTGGCATCATGCACTGGACGCACCACGATCCGCAGGGCCGCCAGAGTGGCTGGATTACACATCAACATCACACTTACCAGTAA
- a CDS encoding aminodeoxychorismate/anthranilate synthase component II: MLLMIDNYDSFTYNLVQYFGELGQDVHVHRNDEITLAQIHAMKPEKIVISPGPCTPNEAGISVPLIHEFAGKIPLLGVCLGHQSIGQAFGGNIIKAKTLMHGKTSLIHHTNTGVFKDLPNPYTATRYHSLVIERETIPDCLEITAWTDDGEIMGVKHKTLAVEGVQFHPESILTEYGHELLDNFLKGY, from the coding sequence ATGTTGTTGATGATTGATAACTACGACTCTTTTACCTATAACCTCGTGCAATATTTTGGCGAGTTGGGGCAAGACGTCCATGTGCATAGAAACGATGAAATCACGCTGGCACAGATACATGCCATGAAACCAGAAAAAATCGTGATTTCGCCAGGACCTTGCACACCGAATGAAGCCGGCATTTCTGTGCCGCTGATTCATGAGTTTGCAGGCAAAATTCCGTTGCTGGGCGTGTGTTTGGGTCACCAAAGCATAGGCCAGGCCTTTGGTGGCAACATCATTAAGGCCAAAACGCTGATGCATGGTAAAACTTCTTTAATCCACCATACCAATACCGGTGTGTTTAAAGATTTGCCTAATCCATACACCGCGACGCGCTACCATTCACTGGTGATTGAGCGCGAAACCATCCCTGATTGCCTGGAAATCACGGCCTGGACCGACGATGGCGAGATCATGGGCGTCAAGCATAAAACACTGGCAGTCGAAGGTGTGCAGTTTCACCCGGAGTCTATCTTGACCGAGTACGGGCATGAGTTGCTGGACAACTTTCTGAAAGGCTATTGA
- a CDS encoding FxsA family protein, whose translation MRFIIFAILLAFPFLEIAVLIELSQRYGWWVLVYLITIGYLGLKLIRSEKDLIAARMFQQMGAGSNPISAMFSTARNMFAGVLLLIPGVISDALAVILLLIPGQPPGQGDTGNKSSAYGRASANDEVIEGEFTEVADSKPADNVVHLPRKD comes from the coding sequence ATGCGTTTTATCATCTTTGCTATTCTACTGGCTTTTCCGTTTCTGGAGATAGCCGTCCTGATCGAACTTAGCCAGCGCTATGGCTGGTGGGTGCTGGTCTATTTAATCACCATCGGCTACCTCGGCCTCAAATTAATACGCAGTGAAAAAGACCTGATCGCGGCACGCATGTTCCAGCAAATGGGCGCCGGTAGCAACCCGATCTCCGCCATGTTTTCAACCGCCAGAAATATGTTTGCCGGTGTATTGTTACTCATCCCCGGCGTCATTAGCGATGCACTCGCAGTGATATTGCTATTGATCCCCGGCCAACCGCCAGGCCAGGGCGACACCGGCAACAAAAGTAGTGCTTATGGCCGCGCCAGCGCCAACGACGAAGTGATTGAAGGCGAATTTACCGAAGTAGCTGACAGCAAGCCTGCTGACAATGTTGTCCATTTGCCACGCAAAGATTAA
- the trpC gene encoding indole-3-glycerol phosphate synthase TrpC codes for MSDILNKILATKREEIAKAQALKSLDAMREEALDQPDCRDFIGNIVDKVDADKPAVIAEIKKASPSKGIIRADFNPAEIAKSYEKGGAACLSVLTDEQYFQGSAAYLKQARAACKLPVLRKDFMIDPYQIYEARAMGADCILLIVAALELAQMRELELTAHNLGMAVLVEVHDADELELALQLETPLLGINNRNLRTFDVSLQTTLDLLENTPEDRFVVTESGIFTPEDVALMRSYDVNGFLVGEAFMRQDDPGAELARVFG; via the coding sequence ATGTCTGATATTTTAAATAAAATTTTAGCGACCAAACGCGAAGAAATCGCCAAAGCACAAGCACTCAAGTCGCTGGATGCCATGCGTGAAGAAGCGCTGGACCAGCCTGATTGTCGTGATTTTATCGGCAACATTGTCGACAAGGTCGATGCGGATAAACCCGCCGTGATCGCTGAAATTAAAAAAGCCAGCCCATCAAAAGGCATTATTCGCGCTGACTTTAACCCGGCCGAAATCGCTAAAAGCTATGAAAAAGGCGGCGCGGCCTGCTTGTCTGTACTCACGGACGAACAATATTTTCAAGGCTCTGCCGCCTATTTAAAGCAAGCCCGTGCGGCGTGCAAGCTGCCGGTACTGCGTAAAGACTTTATGATAGACCCCTATCAAATCTACGAAGCACGTGCCATGGGTGCTGACTGCATTTTGCTGATTGTCGCTGCCCTGGAGTTGGCGCAGATGCGTGAGCTCGAGCTCACCGCGCACAACCTTGGCATGGCGGTACTGGTAGAAGTACACGATGCTGACGAGCTGGAACTGGCCTTGCAGCTGGAAACACCCTTGCTGGGCATCAATAACCGCAACTTGCGTACATTTGATGTCAGCTTGCAAACCACACTGGATTTACTGGAAAACACGCCTGAAGACCGTTTTGTGGTGACAGAATCCGGTATTTTTACGCCTGAAGATGTCGCACTGATGCGCAGCTACGACGTCAACGGCTTTTTGGTTGGTGAAGCGTTTATGCGCCAGGACGACCCAGGCGCTGAACTGGCCAGAGTGTTCGGCTAA
- a CDS encoding phosphoglycolate phosphatase gives MRFQVNVVMFDLDGTLLDTAPQIAEAANRMLVALGKPMLPQAQITTYIGEGVQNLIKRCLVGSMHGEPDAQEFARAQPLYHGFYEANATQSQAFAGVLPALQQLKKQGYRLACVTNKPEKFTLPLLQHAGLADFFEIVVSGDTLPKKKPDPLPLLHICQKLGTLPAEAMLVGDSETDIQAAHAAGCFVVTVPYGYNQGRAIDTATVDATVQQLTEVVNLLELPALLSGDHKKITYTS, from the coding sequence ATGCGGTTTCAAGTCAACGTAGTGATGTTCGATCTGGACGGCACCCTGCTTGATACCGCGCCACAAATTGCCGAGGCCGCCAACCGTATGCTGGTGGCTTTAGGCAAACCGATGTTGCCGCAAGCGCAAATCACAACCTATATTGGTGAAGGTGTGCAAAACCTGATCAAACGTTGTTTGGTTGGCAGCATGCATGGCGAACCTGATGCGCAGGAATTTGCCCGTGCGCAACCGCTGTATCATGGCTTTTATGAGGCGAATGCCACGCAGAGCCAAGCCTTTGCTGGCGTGTTGCCAGCGTTGCAGCAATTGAAAAAACAAGGCTATCGTTTAGCCTGTGTCACCAACAAGCCAGAAAAATTCACTCTACCTTTGTTACAACATGCTGGATTGGCGGATTTTTTTGAGATCGTTGTCTCCGGCGATACCTTGCCCAAAAAGAAACCAGACCCGCTACCACTGTTGCATATTTGCCAAAAGCTAGGCACTTTGCCAGCCGAAGCGATGCTGGTGGGCGACTCTGAAACCGATATTCAGGCGGCCCATGCTGCAGGGTGCTTTGTCGTGACTGTGCCTTATGGGTATAATCAGGGGCGCGCCATTGATACGGCAACCGTGGATGCCACGGTGCAGCAACTCACCGAGGTGGTGAACTTGCTGGAGTTACCCGCTCTCTTAAGCGGGGATCATAAAAAAATTACCTATACATCATGA
- the rpe gene encoding ribulose-phosphate 3-epimerase, which translates to MDKTFRIAPSILSANFAKLGQEIENVIKSGTDIVHFDVMDNHYVPNLTIGPLVCDAIRELSHNAGALIDVHLMVKPVDRIIPDFAKAGADIITFHPEASDHIDRSLALIRDSGCKAGLVFNPATPLHYLDYVMDKVDMILLMSVNPGFGGQKFIPATLDKLKQARARIDAYAEQTGRQIWLEVDGGVNANNIAEIAKAGADTFVAGSAIFGSPKDTDPNRYDTVVAAMRASLATV; encoded by the coding sequence ATGGACAAAACTTTTCGCATTGCCCCTAGTATTCTTTCTGCCAACTTTGCCAAGTTAGGTCAGGAGATCGAAAACGTCATTAAATCCGGCACCGACATCGTGCACTTTGACGTCATGGATAACCATTACGTGCCTAACTTGACCATTGGCCCACTGGTGTGTGATGCCATTCGTGAGTTGTCCCACAATGCTGGCGCGCTGATCGACGTGCATCTGATGGTTAAACCAGTAGACCGCATCATCCCTGACTTTGCCAAAGCTGGTGCTGACATCATCACTTTTCACCCGGAAGCGTCTGACCACATTGACCGTAGCCTGGCATTAATTCGCGACAGCGGCTGTAAAGCGGGCCTGGTGTTTAACCCAGCCACACCATTGCACTACCTGGATTACGTGATGGACAAAGTCGACATGATTTTGTTGATGTCTGTGAACCCGGGCTTTGGTGGCCAGAAATTCATTCCGGCCACATTAGACAAATTGAAACAAGCGCGTGCGCGCATTGATGCTTACGCTGAGCAAACCGGCCGTCAAATCTGGCTGGAAGTGGACGGCGGCGTTAACGCGAATAACATCGCTGAGATTGCTAAAGCCGGTGCGGATACGTTTGTGGCCGGCAGCGCCATTTTTGGCTCGCCTAAAGACACAGACCCTAACCGTTACGACACGGTTGTGGCGGCCATGCGTGCGTCTTTAGCCACCGTTTAA
- the prfA gene encoding peptide chain release factor 1, with translation MKPSMLQKLANLSERLEELNRLLSSEGVTDNMDNYRKIMQEHTEITPIVEQYHIYSQTESDLKEAHAMLSDPEMKEFAQEEIDSGKKRLEEVERTLQTLLLPKDPSDEKNIFLEIRAGTGGDESGLFAGDLFRMYSRFADRQGWKVEVVSANEGEVGGYKEVIAKIIGYGAYSKLKFESGGHRVQRVPDTETQGRIHTSACTVAILPEVEEVGDVEINPADIRIDTFRASGAGGQHINKTDSAVRITHAPTGIVVECQDGRSQHANKAQAMQVLAARIKAKQVDEQQSKIASERRNLIGSGDRSERIRTYNYPQGRITDHRINLTLYKIEAITEGDMDELINALATEYQADLLASLGEDN, from the coding sequence ATGAAACCAAGCATGCTGCAAAAACTCGCTAACTTAAGCGAGCGCCTCGAAGAACTCAACCGCCTGCTCAGTAGTGAAGGCGTGACTGACAATATGGATAACTACCGTAAGATCATGCAAGAACATACGGAAATCACCCCCATTGTTGAGCAATACCACATCTACTCACAAACCGAGTCAGACCTGAAAGAAGCGCACGCCATGCTCTCCGACCCGGAGATGAAAGAGTTCGCCCAGGAAGAAATAGACAGCGGCAAAAAACGCCTCGAAGAAGTTGAACGGACGCTGCAAACACTGCTGCTGCCCAAAGACCCTAGCGACGAAAAAAACATCTTTCTTGAAATTCGCGCCGGGACTGGCGGCGACGAATCCGGCCTGTTCGCGGGTGACTTATTCCGCATGTATTCCCGTTTTGCCGACCGCCAGGGCTGGAAAGTCGAAGTCGTTTCTGCCAACGAAGGCGAAGTCGGTGGCTATAAAGAAGTCATCGCCAAAATCATCGGCTACGGCGCCTACTCAAAACTCAAATTCGAATCGGGCGGCCACCGGGTGCAACGTGTCCCCGATACTGAGACGCAAGGCCGTATTCATACGTCAGCCTGTACGGTCGCGATTCTGCCCGAGGTGGAAGAGGTGGGTGACGTTGAAATCAACCCGGCCGATATCCGGATTGACACCTTCCGCGCCTCTGGTGCCGGTGGTCAGCACATTAACAAAACTGACTCTGCGGTGCGTATTACCCACGCCCCCACCGGCATCGTGGTCGAATGTCAGGACGGCCGTAGCCAGCACGCTAACAAAGCGCAAGCCATGCAGGTGTTAGCTGCGCGTATCAAAGCCAAACAAGTCGATGAGCAACAAAGCAAAATCGCCAGCGAACGCCGCAACCTGATTGGTTCAGGTGACCGCTCAGAACGCATCCGTACCTACAACTACCCGCAGGGACGGATCACCGACCATCGCATTAACCTGACGCTGTACAAAATTGAAGCAATTACTGAGGGTGATATGGACGAGTTGATTAATGCGCTGGCGACCGAGTATCAGGCCGATTTGTTGGCGAGTTTGGGTGAAGATAACTAA
- the hemB gene encoding porphobilinogen synthase, which produces MSNQFLAIRPRRMRKDDFSRRLMRENVLTTNDLIYPVFVLEGEGQIESVSSMPGVQRQSIDVLLKTAEECVKLGIPALALFPVVPQQYKSLDASEAYNPDGLVPRTVRALKKAFPELGVITDVALDPYTTHGQDGLIDDSGYVLNDETVEVLVKQALCHAEAGADVVAPSDMMDGRIGAIRDALEEQGYIYTRILAYSAKYASAFYGPFRDAVGSAGNLGKSNKYNYQMDPANSDEALKEVALDLEEGADMVMVKPGMPYLDIVRRVKDEFGVPTYAYHVSGEYAMLKAAAQNGWLDEKACVLEAMLGFKRAGADGVLTYYAMDIARWLK; this is translated from the coding sequence ATGAGCAATCAATTTCTCGCGATTCGCCCGCGTCGTATGCGTAAAGATGACTTTTCGCGCCGTTTGATGCGCGAAAATGTGCTGACCACTAACGACCTGATTTACCCGGTATTTGTACTCGAAGGTGAAGGTCAGATTGAGTCCGTCAGCTCCATGCCTGGCGTGCAGCGTCAAAGTATCGATGTCTTACTGAAAACCGCCGAAGAGTGCGTCAAGCTTGGGATTCCGGCGCTGGCCTTGTTCCCGGTCGTGCCGCAGCAATATAAAAGCCTGGATGCCAGCGAAGCTTACAACCCTGATGGATTGGTGCCGCGTACGGTGCGAGCTCTCAAAAAAGCCTTTCCTGAGCTGGGTGTGATTACTGACGTAGCGCTAGACCCCTACACGACCCACGGCCAGGATGGCCTGATTGACGATAGCGGCTATGTGCTTAACGACGAAACCGTTGAGGTGTTGGTCAAACAAGCCCTGTGCCACGCCGAAGCCGGTGCCGATGTAGTCGCCCCATCTGACATGATGGATGGCCGTATTGGCGCCATCCGTGATGCACTGGAAGAGCAAGGCTATATTTACACCCGCATCCTGGCCTACTCTGCCAAATATGCCTCTGCGTTTTATGGCCCGTTTCGTGATGCCGTGGGTTCTGCAGGCAACCTGGGCAAAAGCAACAAATACAACTACCAGATGGACCCGGCCAACTCTGACGAAGCGCTGAAAGAAGTCGCGCTGGATTTGGAAGAAGGCGCCGATATGGTGATGGTGAAACCAGGCATGCCGTATCTGGATATTGTACGCCGCGTTAAAGACGAGTTTGGCGTGCCGACGTATGCTTATCATGTGAGTGGTGAATATGCCATGCTCAAGGCCGCCGCACAGAATGGCTGGCTGGATGAGAAAGCCTGTGTGCTGGAGGCGATGCTTGGGTTTAAACGCGCAGGAGCGGATGGTGTGTTGACTTATTATGCGATGGATATTGCTAGGTGGTTGAAATAA
- a CDS encoding CDP-6-deoxy-delta-3,4-glucoseen reductase, giving the protein MNHVLIENSGHIFDVRPSQTVLEAAIEAGINLPYGCRNGACGACKGKVLTGKVMHDDYQGNALTDAELAAGMALFCCARPLEDLVIECRQIDMVQGIKPRILPVRVQNKELLGEDVMVLHLQLPATEQLSFMAGQYIEFLLKDGRRRAFSIANAPHEKGFIELHIRKIAGGHFTEQVFNEMPVKTILRIEAPLGSFFLREQNEKPIIMVVGGTGFAPVKGMIEHMVFNQINRPVYLYRGARQVSDLYMDDLCQRWAQFMPNIQYIPVISDGNDGDNWDGRRGLVHQAVLEDHADLSGFEVYVCGAPGMVDVAKQTFVERGLPEEEFYSDAFTFAPK; this is encoded by the coding sequence ATGAACCATGTATTGATTGAAAACAGCGGCCACATCTTTGACGTGCGCCCCAGCCAAACCGTGCTAGAAGCCGCGATTGAAGCGGGCATTAACCTGCCTTATGGCTGTCGCAACGGCGCCTGCGGTGCCTGCAAGGGCAAAGTGCTGACTGGCAAAGTGATGCATGACGACTATCAGGGCAACGCCTTGACCGATGCCGAACTGGCCGCAGGCATGGCATTATTTTGCTGCGCCAGGCCGCTGGAAGACCTGGTCATCGAATGCCGCCAGATCGACATGGTGCAAGGCATCAAGCCACGCATTTTGCCTGTACGCGTACAAAATAAAGAACTGCTGGGCGAAGATGTCATGGTGCTGCATTTGCAGTTACCCGCCACCGAACAACTCAGCTTTATGGCCGGGCAGTATATTGAGTTTTTGCTCAAAGACGGCCGCCGTCGCGCGTTTTCAATCGCTAACGCCCCGCACGAAAAAGGCTTTATCGAGCTCCATATCCGCAAAATTGCCGGTGGTCATTTTACCGAGCAAGTGTTTAATGAGATGCCGGTAAAAACCATACTTCGCATAGAAGCGCCCCTGGGCAGTTTCTTTCTACGCGAACAAAATGAAAAACCCATCATCATGGTCGTTGGCGGCACGGGCTTTGCGCCAGTCAAAGGCATGATAGAGCACATGGTTTTCAATCAAATCAATCGGCCGGTTTACCTCTACCGCGGTGCGCGTCAGGTGAGTGACTTATACATGGACGACCTCTGCCAGCGCTGGGCACAGTTTATGCCGAATATTCAGTATATCCCGGTGATTTCAGATGGTAATGATGGCGACAACTGGGATGGGCGTCGGGGACTGGTGCATCAGGCGGTGTTGGAAGATCATGCGGATTTGAGTGGATTTGAAGTGTATGTGTGTGGCGCACCGGGCATGGTGGATGTTGCTAAACAAACGTTTGTGGAACGTGGTTTGCCAGAGGAAGAGTTTTACAGTGATGCGTTTACGTTTGCGCCTAAGTAA